From the genome of Cervus elaphus chromosome 7, mCerEla1.1, whole genome shotgun sequence:
TTTCCATGGGAGTTGCACCAATTCACACTCCCAGCACCAGTGCACAAGACCTACTGCTTCTCCATACCCTCATCAACacatgttattaatatttcttatctttttgctaatggccattctaacaggtatgggGTGATATCGCTTGTgcttttggtttgcattttcctgGTAATTATTGATGTTGAGTATCTTGTCATAtacctcttggccatctgcatgtcttatGTAGGGGGGAAATGTCTATTCCATAAAGCTGTAGCATATTTTTTGTATACTGTATTCGGATATACAAAACTCAGTTGCCTATCCATACACCAATAGCAAgctatgaaagagaaataaagaaaactataaatatataaagtaatcAAAATAGAATGGCATTTGCATAAAAACATATACACAGGTCAACAGGCCAGAACAGAGAATCCAGAAAGAAGCACACACCCATGTATTGTcaattaatgtatgacaaaagaaCCAAGAATACCCAATGGGAAAGGATGGTctcctcaataaatggtagtGGGAGAACAGGATAGTTGTATGCAAAAAATTAAACTGTaccaaaaatggattaaaaagttTAACATAAGACcttaaaccataaaacttctagaagaaaacattgagAGAATCTCCTTGACATATGTCTgcaatatttcttcttttgtttgacACAAAAAGCAAAGGCAGCAACTGCAAACATAAATAAGCGGGACCACATCAAACTcagaagcttctgcacagcaaaggaacccATCAACAAATCAAATGACAACCTATGGAATgaagggaaatatttgcaaatcacatatttgaTAAGGTCTTAATATCCAAAACTATGTGAGATTCATACAACCAAAGAGCAAAAAATGCAAATaacccaaatttttaaaaaatcaaagggaGAATAACGGTTTTGTTAAATATGGAGATGAGAGACAGAGCAATCTTTTCCTACCAGAACAACAAAAGCCTATGTCTTCCTTGCATTGCTTCCTTTCATGTCCACTTACCATTTTGGCGATTATAGTTCTCAGTGCACATCCTTCATCAAAAGCAATCACCCCACAGGAAGCTCTAATATGTGCTAGGAATAGCCCTACTGTACAAAAGCTAACATTTACACAGTTACTAATGAGACATATAAAGAGCAAGGTAATTGTCAGTGTTTGCCACTCCATTGTTCTGTATATTCTATCTCAAAATTGAACCACTTAGTAATGAAACATGAGTTAGGGGATCTCAATAATATTTggatagaaaatgttttaaaaatgggagCATTTATGGATTATAATTTGGGGggatttattattactattttgatTGTATTAATTATCTGCTACATCAGGTTcagaatttattataaatattaataccaaTGTAAAGACACATAGTACTGAAGTTACAGCAGCtggaaaaagacaaagacaaaatatgAGGCAGGAAGTGAAATTATAGAAAGTCCAGAATGGTATCGAAATAAGGGGCAGTATTGCATAGAGAGAAAGCCAACTTCTCAAAGTTGCCTGAGGCACCAAGAACAGTCAGATGTGAGAATCCAGATTAATTTGAATACCAGAAACTGGaccaaaaggaaaatgaagttcaGAAAAATATGGTGATACTAAAAGCCAAAATTTAGACAGCAAGAGGATAGGGTAGGACAGCTGTAGATACTGAAATTCAGGAATGTATGAAAGCAAATACATTAACAAGCAtcaggaaaaacaaagaacaaaagggtctgaaaaataaaccATCAAGAGCCTGGGTAGTCTGATCAAAAGAACAAGAGAATCAATAGGAAAACCAAAGTACAAACACTTGTGTAAACAGGAGAACCAGATGATGCTCAGGAGAGAAAGTGTGGGACTTAGTGGACCAGAGAACAGAAGATTCCAGCATCAAGAACACAAACTCTGGAGCAGGGCTCATATCTATTCATTTCTGGGAAGAGCCCCAATTTCAATGCTTGGGCACAATAGCACCTAAAATTGTTATAGGTAGAGAGTATAGAttgatgggaaacagtggaaacagtggctgacttttattttggggggctccaaaatcactgcagatggtgattgcagccatgaaattaaaatatgcttactccttggaaggaaagttatgtccaacctagaatGACCAGCATGTGACCAACCAATACTGATTATGATCAACCAATAtgaccagcatattaaaaagcagacattactttgtcaacaaaggtccatctagtcaagcctatggtttttccagtagtcatgtgtggatgtgaaagttggactataaagaaagctgagtgccgaagaattgatgcttttgaactgtggtgtcggagaagactcttgagagtcccttggactgcaaggagatccaaccagtccatcctaaaggagatcggtcctgggtgttcattggaaggactgatgttgaagctgaaactccaataccttggccacctgatgcaaagaggtgactcatctgaaaagaccctgatgctgggagagattgagagcaggaggagaaggggacgacagagcatgagatggttggatggcatcactgactcaatggacatgagtttgggtgaacccctgggagttggcgatggacagggtggcctggcgtgctgcagttaatggggttgcaaagagtcagacacaactgagtgactgaactgaactgaactgaacactgagaAAAGGACAAAAGTGTTTATCAGTTTATTTTGCTCATTCAACTACAAGTTTAATGCATAGTTATCCACTGATAATTGATTCCTTCAGTTACAGTGTGGATAATACACTGAGCTCCTCTTCAGTCATATATTGGATATTTAGGTATGTTATATAatcacaaaattatattttaacagaaaaaaatgtcatataGTTAGCCGTCTTCCAATAAATGATCAATTACATTCGGATTTATGATATTCTtctgtccttcagttcagttcagttcaagtcactcagttgtgtccgactctctgcgactgcataaactgcagcatgccaggcttccctgtccatcaccaactcctgaagcttgctcaaactcatgtccattgactcggtgaggctatccaaccatctcatcctctgttgaccccttctccacctgccttcaatcttgcccagcatcagggtcttctccaatgagtcaattctttgcatcaggtggccaaagtattggagcttcagcaacagtccttccaatcaatattcaggactgatttcctttatgattgactggtttgatctccttgcagtccaaggaactctcaaaagccttctccaacactacagttcaaaaacatcaattcttcggcgctcagctttctttattgtccagttctcacatccatacatgactattgtaaCAACCACAGCTATACTTATTGCCTCCTATATAGTCTAATTTTGAAAAAGCACAAAGTTCCATGTAGGAATTAAGTGCATATTTATCTTTATGCATAACACAAgcatatacacacagaaatataTGTACACAAATATGCCTGTGTTATATGAACTCTTATTCTCCTTGCTTGTCCCAATAAGCTTAGATGTTCAGAGATATAGTCCCACAATTCTCCAACTTAATTCTGCTTTTTGAGAAacacttcttttactttcatcatctAATTTTAAATAACCGTTTTACTCTTAGATACCACGGCACTATACaactcagagaagagaaaacCTTAAAAATTCTGATGTTCTTCTTCTTTAGTCCctaagtgatgtccaactctttgcaaccccatggactgcagtatgccaggcttccctgtccttcactatctcccggagtttgctcaaactcttgtccattatgttggtaatgctatctaaccttctcatcctctgttgccccattctccttctgccctcaatctttcctagcatcagggtcttttccaatgagttggctcattggatCAAATTCtgctcagggcaacagggagagatGAGGCTTCCCTGGACAGGATGGCTTTTGCTAACCTCAGGCTAATACATCATCTCAGAGTggctcatgtttttatttatgcAGGGTCctgcctgctcctgctgctggtgGTGTCAAATCCACTCTTGTGCCAGGGTGAGGACTATGCACCATACTGTAAAAACCAAACTGGCGAGTGCCGGATTCCCCTTCAAAACCTGTTTGACACTGCAACCATGGTGGCTAACTACAACCGAAGGCTCGCCAGGGAAATGTTCGATGAATTTGTAAGTACTGTACTTCTTGCTTATTTCCATAAGAAACCTTGGTGAAAGTGAGTGGACTATGTTATCCTTTAAACAAGAAGGCTGCATCAGCCAAACTTCAAATAACACACTTCCTAAGTCAAACATGTCATCAGCTCATAAGATGTGTAAATCGAAGAAAGGATTAATTTCATGATATGTCAAAGATTCTTAGAGTGAAATATCTGAttcaatttcttttcattaattttaatttttaaatttccaaaataagtTTAAAGCACCTGTATTTGTCATCTTGaaggtgtgtgttagtcgctcagtcgtgtcctactctttgtgaccccatgaactgtggcactccaggcaagaatactggggtggcttaccatgctcttctccaggggatcttcccaacccagggattgaaccgatgtctcctgcattgcaggcagagtctttaccacctgagccaccagggaagcttggagtCCCATTAAATAATACCATAGACTCAGAGGATTAAACAATAGAAACCCATTTCCTCACAGCTCTGGGGACTAAAGGTCCCAGATCAGGGCACCAGCAAGGTCAGGTTCTGGTAAGAACTCTCTCTTCCCAGGATGGCTTCTCCCTGTGTTCTCACAGGTTGAGGGAgtgggaaagagagacagagacagagacacagagacaaaagagaaatCTCTCTGGTGTTTCTCCTCATGAAGACACTAATCCTACTTGATCAGTGTCCCACCCTATgagctcatttaaccttaatcttCATAAAGGCCCTTTTCCAACCACAGTACATACTGAATCCATGTcaggaaaacaaaatgatgatagtttttttaatgctactAAACATTGTTTTGTCTTCccggatagctcagttggtaaagaatccacctgcaatgtgggagaccctggttcaattcctgggtagggaatatcccctggagaactgataggctacccactccagtgttcttgggctttccttatggctcaactggtaaagaatttgcctgcaatgcgggagacctggatttgatccctggattgggaagatcccctggagaatggaaaggctacccactccagtattctggcctggagtattccatggacaactccatggtgtcgcaaacagttggacacagctgagtgactttcacttcaaacATTGCTCTAAGATTGGCAATGAATAGGTTTAGAAGTACAATAGAAGGATTGGTTTAGAATTGGAACCAATTATTCTTTCTGATGAAAGTATTTTGGAAGTTGTCTTTCAGATTACTCAAGTAGCCCTATGTAGAGCAGACACTGATAAAAAATCATGCTCATGTTTCTATTAAATTCATGTAGTTCTTTTTACTCAGTAGTTTTTCTGTCATCCTCCATCTTTGActgctattttttttcaaatcttccaAGTAATCTCTTTAAATGTTCATAACTTCCTCCAGATTACTTTTTCTCTATCCATGTGTTAGCTGATTTTTGCTGTTCTTATTCTAAGTCCATTGCTTAGTATTTCCTATACTTTTAAGCAATGCTTTTCTAACTTACTATTTTGTCATCATCAACAACATTGTATTCTGCATCTATGGTGAACACTAAACTATAGGTGTGTGGATTCAGAGCTTAATCAGAGGAAAGTTATAATTTTATAACTCCTATTAAGGGAGTATATTGTTTCTAACCCACAGTAAACAAGATATTATATGACTACATATTGgtacatatgtattatattttgttcaaatactaaaaaaaaagatacttaataaaacattaaatatttgatatttgtgGTAATTTTAGTGTTTGCTGTCCTAATATTAACTGGAAAGGATGAAATTAAACCTGGGAAGAGCAAAGGAGGGAAGAGTTTCAAGTTTATAAAAATtaggtgaaaaacaaaaacaattgttTATAGTGATAAtgggaagaaataaaggaaataaagaaaataaataaataaataaaagaaataaaggaaaaagaatgatgttCAATTATGTaactctcattaaaaaaattatacatctaTCAGCTGTGTTAATATTCTGGTAATGaattcatttattgaatgccGAAATAACCATAAGGAATTGAATGTGCTTGATCACTCCCAGGGTAAGCAGTACGGCCAGAGAAAAAACTTAACTCCCAAGGTCCTCAGCAGCTGCCACACTACATCCATCACCACccctgaaaacaaagaagaagctgAAAATACAGAGGTGAGGATTTTATCTGGGTTTTTCACCCAAGCAACTGAGACAGTACACTCGTGTTACTAGGCTTTAGATTATTAGAGTAATGGTAACTGCACTTGCAGAGAAATGTGGAGGAATACTAAGCAATCAAAGAGAAATTACATTATGTAGTTGATAACGTATGAATAGAATCAAGTGATGACTAAAgatctgtcagttcagttcaattcagtcgctcagtcgtgtctgactctttgcgaccccatgaatcgaagctcgccaggcctccctgtccatcaccaacacccccaacacccagagtttactcaaactcatgcccatcgagtcggtgatgccatccagccatctcatcctctgtcatccccttctctttctgccccaaAGATCTGTAGTAGCAAATAAATAACAGATCTATAAATTCCCATGCAGATAACCTTAGTTTAATCAACGCATTAGGCCCAGGATTGCAGCTATTATACTGTATGAAAGCATGGGCTGAACAAAAATTCTATGTGTAAAATATAAGGTTGGCAGAATTCATGGATATATAAGAAACACAGTTTTGAGTATTCCCTGTGACCAGTGACACCTATGTGAGAGTCACTCCTACACTACACCATTAGAGACATTGCTTCTGACTTTCAAGACTCTCCtcattcttctgcttctctgaaaCCTACTTCATTTATCATTCTCAATGATTCCTCTGTCACTTTTATTCTTAATTATGAGTCTCCTCCCCAAATGTCctataaaatattatgttttgCTTCTTATGGTTGCAACAATTGTCTCTGTTCTGATGTAAACACAGTCTACAAATTGAACCTCAATCATTAATCCCAGCTccaactttttttcattttaattgctcATTTCTGATTCCCACATTAACCACAATcctaacattatttaaaatattttcacatacatCTTCTCTTAAATACAATCTGTTCTCTTACTAAAACTTTATTAATAATATCAACATTCTTTCTATCTGCTCAGCATCTTAATAATGGAGATgataaaatgaaggaagaaggTCAAGGATAAGGAGGatgtttttaatgaatttaaaataaacttaaaatttattGAGGGCTATTACACTGCCATACAATTTACAAAGTGCTCTGTGTTCATTACTGTGCTTAATCCTTACAAAAAATCCTGTAGCACAGTGACTGTTATTACACTACctgagatgaagaaaccaaggctcagaaaaaTTAAGAGATTTGCACACATCACACAGGTAATAAGCAGTGAGTCTAGGTTTCATACAACTCAGAGCTCTCACTCTTCATCTTTAAGCTACGAAGCCCCCTTGAAAACTATGCTGCTCTCACCCTAGACTCTGTATTTCACTACAGCTCCTTGGTCTcccattatatttctattgcagTGTCTATTCGCTTCTCTGCTCTTCATTTCCTGTACCACTAAATTATTTCATGCCCATAAGGAAATCAAGCCATTAATTAGAGATACTCAACCCCTGAGAGTTTCATGCCCAATCCTTGTAGTAGTGAACTGAATGGGGGGGGGCCCTCCATTGTGAATCCCACTGATGCTGTTACTAAGAACAATACTGTGCCTTTTTCTGCCCCTACTCATGTCAATAGAAAGACTGCTCTGATAGCAAAAGGGACTGCTGTTGGTATGGattgaagaaaatgtatttaagaaTTTCATGTCTTCTTCATTATCTCTTTGTTCAAATATCATAAAACTACCAATcagaaaatgaattaatgaagGATTTGATTCATTAATACAAATGAATCATTGGGTGAAAATGATGTGGGCATGGGTAGGATCCACGTTTCCTGGGTCAGGTAGTCTAGGCACATATTGAGCtccaaaaaaatatttagatttcTCTCCCTGAACAAGCAAAGCATTCAAATATAAAAGAACTCACTGAGGAGATGGTTGAatttcagagggaaaaagaaaacatttcatgttCTAAATTAGAATTCATCAAAAGGATTATTtaaatgacactttttttttaagaatttcagcAAAGTATAAACTAATagtatacattttataattttatatccttAACATCTTTAAAAACTTTGCATACACAGAGGAATAATAAAGGGTTTTTTTATATGCTCAGCCTTGCTGAGCGAAAATCACATGTTACCAAGCCCactgaattttgtttattttaatgagaTTGTTTTCCTGTGGTTGCTTAGGACAAAATCCTTTTTAGGTTGGTAGTCAGTTTGCTCCACTCGTGGGATGAACCTCTGCATCACCTAGTCACAGAGCTACTGCGCTTGAAAGAAGCCTCACCTGATCTCTTGTCAAAGGCTGCAGAGATTGAGGAAAAGACCAAAGTACTTCTAGAAGGTGTGGAAGAGATACAAAAAAGGGTGAGCCATCTCCTGAAGCCTTCTTTGCTTTCCTCATGAATGAAAGATGACCTCCGTATTGAGGAACGAGTTTTGAAACATCTCACTTTATAAGGACAAGATTCAGGCCTTCTATATTCTAATTGCTGTTATATAAAGTGAGAGCTTAATCATTCATAAtgctagattcttttttttttttttttttaatttttttattagttggaggctaattacttcacaacatttcagtgggttttgtaaTGCTAGATTCTATTGTAAGTGAATTAGAATTCAACTACAATTTTTGACAGGTgcagcatttcctgcattgcacatAATTCCACCAAAAGCTAGCCTCTTGCTGGGCACATGTGGTTGAAATACTTTCATGGGTAAGAGAATTGAAGCACAGAATGTGTAAGATCAATGTTTTCTTCAAAGCAACCCAGGTGATCTGATACTGATTGTCTgttcatattctttctttgtcCTCTTCAAAGCAAAGGATGAggatgggaagaaaggaaagagaaagtcaaAACCAAACTCATACTTGAGTTCTGCTTCTTGATTTTAGATTGCTAATAGATTTTCCATACACTGGCTCCAAATCTATGTCTAGATAGTTTCATAAGTCTTCCCCAATCTTAATTTGATAATAAGAAGGAACAAAGAAGGGCAAATACTAATAACACTCATAAAATTCATTATCTTTTGGGTACTTAGGTTCATCCTgaagagcaggagaaggagaccTCCTATCCAGTGTGGTCAGAACTCTCCTCCCTGATGTCGGAAGATGATGATGTGAACAAAACtactttttataaaatgttcCACTGCCTACAAAGGGATTCAAGTAAAATTGAAACCTACCTCCAGATGCTGAAGTGCCGATACACCACATGCTAAGCCCACAACTATCCCAGCCAATCCTGAGATGGTTAGTGATGATCCATCCCGTTGCAAGCTTCTTTGAATTTTATAGCTATTTAATGCATGTTTGGGTGTAATGGGTCTCATctgaaacaaaataaacacagactCTGTAGAGATGTCAAAATCTAAGAAGGAAATTTGTCAatgtttttatcttcatttaatagaaaatcaaaagaaaatccatCCCTACCTCTGAGAGAAAGAATTTCCTATTAAAACTTGTCACAAATAGCAGGAACTGACATGACAAAGACCATTAAAGAGCTTACTAAAGAACCACACAAAATTATGCTGGGTCAAGTTATAAGAAACAAAGAATTAGATAATTACTCATTGTGCTCGTCATGCTACCAAGAAGACTGAATTCTGAGAATTCTTTATGAAAGCAAGCCACAAAGTGTCAGCTGATTCTTACATTGTCACAGTGTTACAACAGACAATATAATTGCTTTGTAGGTGGCTACCTAAATAGAATGAGGTTTACCAAACTGCCTAAAAATTGTTAGGATGCTGTCTTAGTCCTCCTGGGCTGCTGTGACAAAATATCATAGaattataaacaataaaaatggatTTTCACAGTGTGATCAGATAAGGCCTCTTTTCATCACACACTTCTTACTATATCCTCACATCAGGGAAAGGGCTAGAGAAACTCCGTGTGCCTCTTATATATAAAAGCAGTCATCTCATCCAGGAGGCTCCATCCTTCATCACCTCAATAActtcatcacctcccaaaggccccacctatGAAACACCTTCATCATGGGAgtcaggatttcaacatatgaaaattcTTGGCAACACAAAGTTTGAAACCATAGCAGACACAAAGGTGAACTGGCTCCATCCTCCTCCAGTGGCTGTCTTCACCCACACTCCACTGCATCCTCATTTCCTGCATCATCTTGCAAAAATTCCATACATTCTATCACTCTGGGTTTAACAACTCTAGCTTAGTTAAGTGTCACCTGCCCCCCGCCTGGGGAGTCTGGACAATTGTCCAACTGGTCACATAGAAACCAAGTAGATAAGAAAGCTGGATTCATAAACACATTTATCTGAGAATTGAGATACCATTCTCTCTTCCTTATAGAGTAACTATCCTTGTCAGTAATTATTTGGCCTTACACACATGCCCTAGTAGGTCCCCAAATTATAAAATCCTCCAAATAGACTGAGTCTCTACTGAGACTGGAGCAGTGTGACTGGATTAGGGTTGCTCAGCTTGTTCAACAGCCTCCAAGCAACCTGGTATGAGGGCCAATCTCTTGACTGGCTCTCCTAAGATTCAGTGATGTTGCTGGGCTGGTTTTGCAACATGTTAGGGCTTTAGCAGTAATTCCTAGTAAacagaaaatgggaaataaaaaggTAGAAGGGAAAGGGgggtgaagaagaaagaagaagagaaagacagaaggaaggaaaagcagcAAAGGGAAAGTGAGTAAAAGACTTGGGTAGTGAAGGATGAAATGCTGttaaaacactttatttttaaagacccaAATATTTATGCTTTTCTTTAATGTCCTAAAAGCAAATATCTCATAAtcccttttatttccattttctcttctctcctcatttttctgaaattgccCTTTATATTAGGAGTATTCTTTTGTTGCTACTAATTGCCACAGTTCTAGAGATGAACAAAGCTTGGCAACTCTTCAGGGCAGAATCCAGGCAACTTTTCTTCTGTTATGCAAAGACAACTTTCACCCACATACAGGAACACTGTCCAGCAAAACCAACCTCTTCCCTCATAGGCAGGGTTATTCTTGCCTGAGTCCTGCCCCTGCCTCTACCTGGGATGACCCAAACCTTTCAGAACATGACAGAATACTCTGCCCCAAACAAATCTATCAATCCCTCTTTTGACTCCTTCATGCATATAAAATGTCAGCTTTCttctattttcactttcttctttcaaaagGCAAAAGTCCATGAAAAAACACTGAATGCACTTTCTAAGTCATTTACTACcaaaaacatctaattctacTGTGTTACTTGCTTAACTTTCTTTCATTCAATGTCTAGATATTTCAAGCAGAGAGGATGGTATTTATTAGAGgggaaatttggcaataagggggaTAATGCAATTGTAGGAAAGATACACTCACCAATAGATCACACACATCTTCATGTATTTGTCTCTTATAAAATTTATGTCAATCATAAATTTAGGATTTTAGATCAATGACAGAGGTGGTGACATTGAGAGTGCTGTCCTTGCTTGATAGTGACATATAAGCTGAATACTGTAGATTTCAGACAATATTGAACAGAGCCATAGATATTCTGTA
Proteins encoded in this window:
- the LOC122697840 gene encoding chorionic somatomammotropin hormone 1-like isoform X1 translates to MVARFSSLGIPHDRFPPFCPVGPSPHQQQSSSWDFSPIPMAPASNHRGHQRISDLVQGSCLLLLLVVSNPLLCQGEDYAPYCKNQTGECRIPLQNLFDTATMVANYNRRLAREMFDEFGKQYGQRKNLTPKVLSSCHTTSITTPENKEEAENTEDKILFRLVVSLLHSWDEPLHHLVTELLRLKEASPDLLSKAAEIEEKTKVLLEGVEEIQKRVHPEEQEKETSYPVWSELSSLMSEDDDVNKTTFYKMFHCLQRDSSKIETYLQMLKCRYTTC
- the LOC122697840 gene encoding chorionic somatomammotropin hormone 1-like isoform X2 produces the protein MVARFSSLGIPHDRFPPFCPVGPSPHQQQSSSWDFSPIPMAPASNHRGHQRISDLVQGSCLLLLLVVSNPLLCQGEDYAPYCKNQTGECRIPLQNLFDTATMVANYNRRLAREMFDEFDKILFRLVVSLLHSWDEPLHHLVTELLRLKEASPDLLSKAAEIEEKTKVLLEGVEEIQKRVHPEEQEKETSYPVWSELSSLMSEDDDVNKTTFYKMFHCLQRDSSKIETYLQMLKCRYTTC